The Phaseolus vulgaris cultivar G19833 unplaced genomic scaffold, P. vulgaris v2.0 scaffold_27, whole genome shotgun sequence genome has a window encoding:
- the LOC137817279 gene encoding putative UPF0481 protein At3g02645, which translates to MTMSRSASLDSTKRYTDNQWVVDICETLVALSATELDLKNSHPVCICEVPESLTSTMREAFIPRFVGLGPYHHFREGLIFTDQQKLAAARRVLKHFLPKNSIDLFQHRISNFDSHIQTFFHPDVASTYNLHTLSYVLTVDGLFVLAFITLYNSAHHDSGFSYFLTGKLGMPLFNAAGLELTLNALIREVFKLETQIPFYVFKQISGVNNNEIHSEAMTLALASNLKKFCKQHCPFLNLQELPDLVALEEYNHLLDLMYHLVVPNLQSEPHVEEKVQAENEPQLQAEAPVQVQTEAPVQVQTEAPAETETKADDSRITCCSVCYRIMLFLVATCIVIWFVFTLVLKLLLWVITSIFRMVLRVFTFLFSLVLRALRPLWGMLVGLGRHLNPALRWLHTTLSNLEGKVNHPFLEPLTQAVERLEVITGTLESADSEGVPRVVMIPSVVELNQAGILFRPAESGISSIDLDEQKSVFYLPCIRLDVNSEVIIRNLVAYETLIKSSTPLVFTRYVELMRAMIDTPADVKILVDSEIIESELKNEAIADLFNGMNKPIRATKTPNLDKVIYKVNAMFDCKQKHKRVVSKYTSGSFLTAIGGLLFLAFTAAQTYCTVYNCSGSSSRLQLPHDLDNGRNHYFISSM; encoded by the coding sequence ATGACGATGAGCAGAAGCGCAAGCCTGGACTCAACAAAACGCTACACCGATAACCAATGGGTGGTGGACATCTGTGAGACACTGGTGGCGCTTTCGGCGACTGAACTTGATTTGAAAAATTCGCACCCAGTTTGCATCTGTGAAGTCCCAGAATCGTTGACCTCCACCATGAGGGAAGCTTTCATCCCTCGGTTTGTTGGCCTTGGCCCATACCATCACTTCCGTGAAGGCCTCATCTTCACAGATCAGCAAAAGTTGGCTGCAGCCAGAAGGGTCCTCAAACACTTCCTCCCCAAAAACAGCATCGACCTATTCCAACACCGCATCTCAAACTTTGACTCACATATTCAAACTTTCTTCCACCCTGATGTGGCATCCACCTATAATCTTCACACCCTCTCCTACGTTCTCACCGTCGATGGCTTGTTCGTGTTGGCTTTCATTACGCTTTACAACAGTGCCCACCATGATTCAGGGTTCTCTTACTTCTTAACTGGAAAACTCGGGATGCCCCTCTTTAACGCCGCTGGTCTAGAGCTCACCTTGAATGCTCTCATCAGGGAGGTTTTCAAGCTTGAGACCCAAATTCCCTTTTATGTTTTCAAGCAGATCAGTGGAGTCAACAACAACGAAATTCATTCAGAGGCTATGACTCTCGCCCTCGCTTCAAACTTGAAAAAATTCTGTAAACAACATTGCCCATTTCTCAACTTACAAGAGCTCCCCGATCTTGTTGCACTAGAAGAGTATAATCATTTGTTGGATCTCATGTACCATTTAGTTGTTCCTAACCTTCAGTCTGAACCTCACGTTGAGGAGAAGGTTCAAGCTGAGAACGAGCCGCAGCTTCAAGCTGAGGCTCCGGTTCAGGTTCAAACAGAAGCTCCGGTTCAGGTTCAAACAGAAGCTCCGGCTGAGACTGAGACCAAGGCTGACGATAGTAGAATAACATGTTGTTCTGTATGCTATAGAATAATGCTATTTTTGGTGGCTACATGCATTGTTATCTGGTTTGTGTTTACGCTCGTTCTGAAGCTGTTATTATGGGTGATAACTTCTATATTTCGTATGGTTCTACGGGTGTTCACTTTTTTATTTAGCTTAGTTCTAAGGGCATTACGCCCTCTGTGGGGTATGTTAGTGGGATTGGGAAGACACTTAAACCCTGCGCTTCGTTGGTTACACACTACCCTATCCAACTTGGAAGGTAAAGTTAATCACCCGTTCCTGGAACCTTTGACACAAGCGGTTGAACGTCTTGAAGTTATCACGGGAACACTTGAATCGGCAGACTCAGAAGGTGTTCCACGGGTTGTAATGATTCCATCAGTGGTAGAACTCAACCAAGCTGGGATTTTGTTCCGACCGGCTGAAAGTGGCATCTCATCCATTGATTTGGATGAACAAAAGAGCGTGTTTTACTTGCCTTGTATCAGATTGGATGTGAACTCAGAAGTGATAATCAGAAACCTAGTGGCTTACGAGACGTTGATAAAATCCAGTACACCCTTGGTTTTCACAAGGTATGTTGAGTTAATGAGAGCTATGATAGACACTCCTGCTGATGTGAAGATTTTGGTTGACAGCGAAATCATTGAGAGCGAGTTGAAGAATGAAGCCATCGCGGACCTTTTCAATGGGATGAACAAACCGATTAGGGCTACGAAGACTCCGAATTTGGATAAAGTGATTTACAAAGTTAACGCCATGTTCGACTGTAAACAGAAGCATAAAAGGGTTGTGTCCAAGTATACTTCTGGCTCATTCTTAACAGCTATTGGAGGTCTCTTGTTTTTGGCTTTTACTGCTGCGCAAACTTATTGCACCGTTTACAACTGCTCTGGTTCCTCCTCAAGACTTCAATTGCCTCATGATTTGGATAATGGTAGAAATCATTATTTCATAAGCTCTATGTAA